The Vibrio quintilis DNA window ATATGTGAGTCATCAATTAAATCCCGGGCAATATCCCGGATGACAATTTCAGCAGCCAGATAAAGGGCAGATAATTTGAGTGCCGGAGATAAAGCAACCCATTGCAAAAGCACCTCACCCGGTTCCGGGGGAAGTCCGCTATCTAAGTGCAACAGGGAATGAAGAATAGCGGGATCAATGTGCTTCCAGCTGTCATTGTTCTGCATGTTCTGCAGCGCCCCGGGTAAAGATCCGGGCAGAAGCGCCTGCCAGCCGGGCATCATCTCATGCCATGGCTGCTGCCAGAATTGCAGCCAGTTCAGGTATCGCTTATCCGACAAATGAATCTGATCATCCATGTTGCTCATCCCCTGTGAATGTCCATGTAACTGGCCGTATTACTGTCCGGACTGCTTCTGACGGCGTCCCGGCCATGACGGTCTTAATCCGGGCCGGAGCCAGAGTGCCATGACAACAGACAGAATCAGCACAATCAATCCGCTGCAAATCACCACAGACTGCCAGAATCCCGCATCACTCTCTTTCATCAGAAATGGTCCGAAGCTGACATATTTAATCTGTTCCCTGTAAGCCTGTGCCGGAATAAACACCACACTGAGTTTATCTTTTTTTCCTGACAGCCCCGGAATACTGGTTTGTACCAGCCGGGTAATTCTGGGACGCATCACATCCGGGTCCAGCGCCGGACGATGTTTAATAAAGACGGCAGCGGATGCCGGCTGAACCGGTTCTCCCGGCGCCACCCGCTCCGGAAGCACGACATGAACGCGGGCAACCAGCACGCCGTCAATCTGAGAAATCGTCGATTCAAGTTCCTGAGAAAGCGCATAAATATAACGGGCACGCTCTTCCAGCGGAGATGAAATCACCCCTTCCTTACGGAATATATCGCCCAGATTCGCTCTGGACTTTCTTGGCAGACCAGCGGCTTCAAGAATCCGGACCGCTCTGGCCATATCTGACATATCCACGGAGATAATGACCCCGTCTTTTGCCAGTGACTTTTCTGCTTCAATATGTTTATACGCCAGCTCTGCAATCACCTCATTGGCATCTTGTTCAGATAAATTGCGGTGCAGTTCGACATACTGCTGGCATCCGCCCAGAAAAATCAGCATTCCTGACAGCAGGATCCGGAACAATATTTTCATCAACCGCTTCCCCTTATTGCAGGCTGGTCAGCTTTTCTACGGCCTGCGTCCCTTTACTAATCAGTTTGGTGGTCAGCAGGCTTTCCAGATAAAAAGAAGACAGAGAACGGTTCGCCTGCATTACATCCTGCGGGTCACTGGAACGTGAAGCTTTGCGGACTGCCCGGTCTGCTTTATCAGACAACTTCTGCAAATGTTCTGACGAACCGGCAAGCTGGCTGACGATTCTCTCGGCGACATTATTGTCATTATCTTTTTGCTGCACGGGATTCAGTGCCGCACTGAACCAGCTGACATCAGACTGATCCGGCGCTGAAGGTTCGGCTGTCGCCGGTGAAATGTTCCCGGACTGAGGGATTTGATGATTGAGCTGAACAGAGTGAACGGACATCACTTCCTCCTTTAAGCCAAGGAAAAACAGGCAACAGTGAGGCCATTGCCTGCATCCTTGCATCGAATAGTTACCCTGTGAGTCACAGATACAGCGATCATCAGAAACGGAAAACCGCTGAGGCCGCCATATAATGTGATCACATCACGGACGTTCTGTTGATCAGGCAGCAACTTTGTTCATGGCTTCAAACACAATGGCGTTAGACAGCATCATGACATCCGTATCCAGCTGATGATCACCCGTACTCTGGCCGTTCATCACACCTTTTACATCGCTCATCGCCTGTTTGAAACGGTTGATTTCTTCAAAGTTGAAATCTTTTCCTTTTTCAATCCGGTTCGCCCATCCGCCTCTTGGCTGTTCACCGTAACGATCGGTATGGTGATCCATATATTTACCAATCGCTTCAGCAATATCTTTATCACCATCATTAAACGAATAACGGGCAAAATGGTCCATTTTACTGTCACTCAGTCCCAGACCAAGCGGGCCTTTACCGATATCAATGCTGTCAACCGCTGTCTTTCCGACATGTGCCGCAAAGCTGTTGCCCAGATCAAAACCTGCCTGTCCCATCGGGCTCAGGTCTGCCGGACTCATGCCACCGCCAAAACCGCCGGCTCCGGCGCTACCGAAACCACAGCTGCCAAAGCCCTGAGATCCGATTCCCTGAAAATCAAAGCCCCGGTGACCAAAGCCTGAACTTCCGCCGATCTGATTTCCCAGTCCGGAGAGGACATTCCCGGCGATATGTCCGGCTGCATCACCAACCGCGCCGCCAACCATACTGCCGACCGGGCCACCAAAAGCAGAACCAGCCAGACTACCGGCAAGGCCACCCAGGCTGCTGACCAGAGAGCCGACACCATTGAGTAAATTGGATAAAAAGCCTTTCAGCCCTTTGGAAAACTCTGATAACTCTTCTTTATTCAGGTAGTTATCTTCTTTCAGTTCATCATTCCAGTTACGGACATGACCCGTTGCATCATTCGGGCTGGCAATTTCAGGATGATGCTGGTCCATAAAACTGGCCACCATTTTCATCAGCGGGTTGCTGGCATCAAAGGTGCCGCCATCCCACTTTTTCTGAAATAAGCCTTTCATCAACGCATCAGCCAGCGCATCGACCTTTTCCTCAGTCGTTTGCCTGCCGGGGCCGGAATACTGAGAGAGTTGCCGCGAGCCTTCAGACAAACTTCCGGCCTGCTGCAATCCATCAGACTGACCGAGCGGAATACTAATGGTCAGGGTTGCATTAATCATTGTTGTTCTCCTGTTTACCGAAAAAAATCACCGCAGATACACGCTGCCTGTTTCCGGAGTTGCACAGTCAATGGCGGAATGAGCCAGAAACCACGACGATTCCGCCATGCCAAAACCACAATCCATCACGATCAATAGTTAATCGCTTTACCACTTTGCGTTGCCGCGTTGTTTGCCTTATTCGCAGAATCAGTGTAACCACTCATGATACTGTTGATGGTGTCTGTATTCATTTTGTCAGCCTGCGCAGTTGCATTCATCATTGTTGTCTGCGCTGAGGTTTCATCCAGAATTCTCAATGCAGATTCAGATGCTGCCAAACCAGCGCCGCCCAGTCCGCTCATACCGCCGACACCACCCATAAGACCACTTAATCCATTCATAAAATCACCTATATATCAGAAGGTTAATATTAATAAACATGCATCATGCATGCTTCGGTTATTAAGTGGCAGATTCTTTTTTACAGTTCCGGGGAAAATGAATATTTTTTTAATCAGGCAGGCAGACATCAATCTTTCAGACAAAGAAAGACCGGTCAGGTCAAGCCTTTCCGGTCTTTCCTTTAGTCAGTGATCTGTCTGGTACAGATGGTTCAGATCTTCTCGGCGACAAAGAAAAATAAAGGATAAGACACCATTTCTCCGGCTTTATTTTCTTTTTCTACCGCATAGTACTGCTGTGCATTGCGAACCTGAAAACCGCATCCTTCAGCGATTGCTGTTAATACAGGAATATCAAAGCCATGATGGCCGTCAAAACCCGGATGGTGGTCGTGAAACGAACCATCTTCTTTATATAAATCCGCAATCATTAACATGCCTTTTTCTTCCAGTACCTGGCAGGCATCGGTAAAAAACTGTTTCAGATCGGCCAGATGATGCAACGTCATTAAAGTCGTGATTGCAGAATATTTTGCCGGTAAATCAGTCAAACGGCTGATCCGGTGCGTATGAATATCAGTCAGGCCGGCAACCGATACATTTTCCTGTGCCACTTTCAGCATTTCAGCGGAGGAGTCAGCCAGATGAATCTGCTGAAAGTCCCCCCTTAACTGAACGCCCAGCAGCCCGGTCCCGCAACCAAAATCCACCAGACTTTTTCTGGCCGAAAAATTCACTTGCCTGATCTGGTCTGCTGTTGCCTGCGCCCGTTCCAGTCTCATCGGATTATGCTCCCATTGCCTGGCAACAACATCAAAGTAATTATCCAAGTGCTTCTCCTTTTCATTCAGGGTTTCAGGTTAAGGTTTAGTCCGGAACATACGTGATGAATACAGCAGTAAACTGATGAAGATGACGTTGAAACATCACTTATTCGCCTGAGTATTTTATCCCTGTTTCAATCATGATCAACTAAACTCAATGAGGTGGCGTCTGAAATCAACGCAGCAACATTATCAATCATGGGAACACCAGGTGTGTTTTCAGTCCGGAAAGTGATTCAGGAAAACAACAAACAGCGACTCCGGCACAATAATAATCCGCTCACGATTGAGGAGAGCAGTATGCATATATCCATCGATAACATTATTACGCAGGTTCAGGCACAATTTGATTCGCCACTGCCGGGCTCAATGCTGAGTGTTTTACAAACAAGTCTGGCTAATGAACAGGGCGCACTGGAATCACTCGGAACTGCATTCGCATCCGGAAATATTTCCCGTGAGGAATTTGAAACCGGACTGGAAAGAGAAAAAAATGTAGTCACGACGGAGATGGAAACCTGGCAGATAAACGCAGACTCTGAAGTGCGACAAGTGGTCAACCTGACTTTTGATATTCTGAATAAAACCCTGATCTGACCCTGAATAAACCACAGACAAAACAGATGAATCCGGTAGCTATACCCAAACAACCGGATTCATTCACTTAGTGGTTCATACCCAGGCAACCTGAAGGTGCCTTTTGGCTCACAACAGATCAAATTCAGGCAACACACTGCTCTAATGGCTGACAGTGTTTTTCTGCGCGCTGATGATTTCGGTACTGGCGCGGTGTACATCCGATGTAACGCTTAAACATCTTTTCAAAATGGCTGAGATCACCAAAGCCACAACTCATACAGACATCAGTAATTTTTATATGAGGATTCTCTGTGATTAATTGTTGGGCATAGCGGACCCGCACCTGACAGAGTATCGTTTTAAAAGAGACATTGAGATGCTTGCGGAACAGATATGATAAATGAGAAGCGCTGGTATAGCTGACTTCAGACATCCGGGTCAATGATATATCTTCCTGGAAATTATGACTGAGAAAATTCAGCGCTTTCATCAGAGCCGGGTGATAATGCTGAAAAGCTTCAAGGTGCTGATGTAACAGGCAATCAATCATATCCACTTGCCGGGATGTTCTGATCCGGACCCCGCAATTCATCACATCACTGACTGTCACCACCGGCTCAGGGAGCGAAGCCAGAGAGAGTAAAACATGTTGCAGCTGTTCAATATTCCCCGGCCATTCATACTGCTTCATCAGATCCATCGCTTCAGGTGTCAGATTAATTTTTTTATTCAGTGAACGACTGATATATTCGATATGTTGTTCAATATCTCCGGCCCTTTCCCGCAAAGGCGGTAAATGAAAATTCAGCTGCAAAACAGACGGCCCCAGTATTTTTGCCAGATACTGAGGTTGCAGCACAAAAGATTCCAGCGATTCAGTGCAGGAAACCATGAGCCGGACCTGATTTTTCCTGAGTTTGTTCTGAATGACATCCATTGAGAACAAAAAGGTCAGTTCATCTTTCAATACCGATTTCAGACTGTCTATTTCTTCAAAATAAACCGCGCCGCCTTTTGCCAGCTCAATACACCGCAACACATTTTCCCGGTAAGTTCCCGGATTATGAACATTGGCAGGTATACAAACAAAAGGTTGTAAATGACGACTGCTGTTTTGATGGATTAAATAAGCTATATCCCGTTTTTCACACCCGGCCTCCCCGGAAATAAACACTGGAAAATTAACTTCAGATGCAAAAGAAATTTTTTGCCTGATACGCTGAGCAATATCAGAATTCCCAATCATTGGATAAAATAACTGATTGGACGAAAAAACATCATGTTTATCCGAATCTGAAATATTTTCGTTCTGCTGTGTTTTATTTATCATTATCTAATTCCTTTTATCACTTATTGACGTTGAATTTCATGCTAAACGGGTCAACAAGACTGAAGATTGGAATATATAATGATGTTTACGGCCTAATTAACGACCATGACATTTCCCTGACTGTATTAATAGAAATCAAATAATATACCAATTAATTAGTCAGTTGAAATAAAAACAATTATTATCCATCTCATCAACAACTTACAAACTCAACATTATCAACAGTAAATATTTGTAAGTTTTGATTAATATTAATATCAACAATATAGCGGGCTAAATTTTAAACCATTCAAAATTCAAAAAATAATCACGACAAAAACTTGATAATTATTAAATATAATCTACGCGCAATCGAAATATATGAAACAGCCAGGATGACAGGTGTCAGCAAAAAGTAAAATATTCCCAAAAAATGAATATATATCCAGGCAATCTGAATACTCAGGTTATATACCCAAGTGACCTCAAGATGCATGTTCAGCGAGAGTGGATTGGTTTCTGAGCAAGGCACTGATTTGATGACATAGCCATTCTACGTTGAAAATCAGTCACGCAGGACAGGCGCCAGTCAATCCCGCCCTTCGGGAGCGTATCAACAGGTTCATTTGGGTATATGCTTCAGCATTTCCGGGCATCAAAGTAATTAAGATAAACGACATCACATCATGGTGTATACCCAAACAACCTGAAGATCCGGGAGTTCAGTGGACCGGTTCAGGCATCAGAACTGATTTGCCATAGAATCTGTAAGTTGCCCTAATCCCTCAGACAAGGCACTTACCAATGCTGCATATCCCGACTCCTGCAGAGGAATATGCAGATTGAAATAATGATTTTTGATTCGCTGACCATCCGGATTCAACAGGGTCCATTCTCCGGAAATTTCAGCTTCGCCGGTGTACACGCCATTAAATTTCTGAATCCGCACAATCAGGCGCAAAGGCTGCGTGGTTAACGGGGCAGCATTCATCGCTTCCGGCCAGTAGCGTGCCTGTTTCGTCCGTACATCCTGAACGATCCGGGCGGTAATCTGATCAGAAATCCGTTGTGCCCACTGATTATGGCGGGCCTGAATCACCTGAGTTTGTGACGTCCGGTAAACCAGCCCGGGCTGATTGAGGTAATCAGCCAGTTCAGTTTTGACCATCATCAACGGCGCTGTCTGCTCCGCTACTGGTGGCAACGGATTAACCGGCAGAAGAAACAGTTGGGTTGAGACATCTTCCTGACTGCTGCAACCCGTGATAAAAATCACTAAACCACAGAGCAGCAAGCACTTACTCATCCAGTATCTGATCATTATTTTGCTCCTTTTGCCGGCACAGGATCCTGTGTTTTCTCATCGCCAAAGACCAATGAGTTCGGTTTATCCTTAATCTGCCGTAATACCGGCTGTAACTCAATCATCGCCTGTTCAAACTGCTTCAGTGCACCGTCGAGATCCTGATAGACCGTTGAGTCGGGACTAAAACTATCCAGTGTCTGCTGAATCTTTTGTAAGCTTGCCTGAACTTCAGCAGGCAGCGACTGGGTCTCTTTTTTATCAATCAGTTTTTGCACACTCAGCGTCGCCTGATTAAAGGAAGTCAGAGACTGTTCCAGCGTTTTTAATGACCGGTTCAGCGAATCAGCAGTTTCATTGAGTGGCAGACCATTCAGCTTCTTCAGTAAATCAGTAAACTGCTTTTGAACTTCGGTAAAACCACCCGGTTTGGTCGGAAATATTTCATAATCATCAAAGAATGACTTCTTATATGCTTTATCCGGCTCGTTGTAATCAATATCAATATACAGTGCCCCGGTCAGCAGGCTGCCGGTTTTCAGCTCCCCTTTCAGCCCGAAAGCAAATTCTTTACGAATCATTTGCTTAAACCGTTCAACTGAAACATCCTGCCGGGAATCATAGATCCGTTCCAGCTCAATCCGGACCAGTACCGGAATTTTCGTGGAGTGAAAGTCATAATCTTTTTTCGCCCGGCTGAACGGCACTTTTTTCACCGTTCCGATGCGTAATCCGCGGTATTCAACCGGCGCGCCGGCATTGAGGCCACGAATCGACTCATTA harbors:
- the sctJ gene encoding type III secretion system inner membrane ring lipoprotein SctJ, whose translation is MKILFRILLSGMLIFLGGCQQYVELHRNLSEQDANEVIAELAYKHIEAEKSLAKDGVIISVDMSDMARAVRILEAAGLPRKSRANLGDIFRKEGVISSPLEERARYIYALSQELESTISQIDGVLVARVHVVLPERVAPGEPVQPASAAVFIKHRPALDPDVMRPRITRLVQTSIPGLSGKKDKLSVVFIPAQAYREQIKYVSFGPFLMKESDAGFWQSVVICSGLIVLILSVVMALWLRPGLRPSWPGRRQKQSGQ
- the sctI gene encoding type III secretion system inner rod subunit SctI, with the protein product MSVHSVQLNHQIPQSGNISPATAEPSAPDQSDVSWFSAALNPVQQKDNDNNVAERIVSQLAGSSEHLQKLSDKADRAVRKASRSSDPQDVMQANRSLSSFYLESLLTTKLISKGTQAVEKLTSLQ
- a CDS encoding class I SAM-dependent DNA methyltransferase translates to MDNYFDVVARQWEHNPMRLERAQATADQIRQVNFSARKSLVDFGCGTGLLGVQLRGDFQQIHLADSSAEMLKVAQENVSVAGLTDIHTHRISRLTDLPAKYSAITTLMTLHHLADLKQFFTDACQVLEEKGMLMIADLYKEDGSFHDHHPGFDGHHGFDIPVLTAIAEGCGFQVRNAQQYYAVEKENKAGEMVSYPLFFFVAEKI
- a CDS encoding AraC family transcriptional regulator → MINKTQQNENISDSDKHDVFSSNQLFYPMIGNSDIAQRIRQKISFASEVNFPVFISGEAGCEKRDIAYLIHQNSSRHLQPFVCIPANVHNPGTYRENVLRCIELAKGGAVYFEEIDSLKSVLKDELTFLFSMDVIQNKLRKNQVRLMVSCTESLESFVLQPQYLAKILGPSVLQLNFHLPPLRERAGDIEQHIEYISRSLNKKINLTPEAMDLMKQYEWPGNIEQLQHVLLSLASLPEPVVTVSDVMNCGVRIRTSRQVDMIDCLLHQHLEAFQHYHPALMKALNFLSHNFQEDISLTRMSEVSYTSASHLSYLFRKHLNVSFKTILCQVRVRYAQQLITENPHIKITDVCMSCGFGDLSHFEKMFKRYIGCTPRQYRNHQRAEKHCQPLEQCVA
- a CDS encoding PqiC family protein, with translation MIRYWMSKCLLLCGLVIFITGCSSQEDVSTQLFLLPVNPLPPVAEQTAPLMMVKTELADYLNQPGLVYRTSQTQVIQARHNQWAQRISDQITARIVQDVRTKQARYWPEAMNAAPLTTQPLRLIVRIQKFNGVYTGEAEISGEWTLLNPDGQRIKNHYFNLHIPLQESGYAALVSALSEGLGQLTDSMANQF